One window of Equus caballus isolate H_3958 breed thoroughbred chromosome 3, TB-T2T, whole genome shotgun sequence genomic DNA carries:
- the PRR27 gene encoding proline-rich protein 27 isoform X1 codes for MKLLLWACIVCAAFAKKRLHFIGEKFPSSSEEGYKGNRHPLNPSLNIPYPIPNNDVTPSYYAPRNNFPNHPWTPNSDTGVSLYPWIRTAPGAINRIPSFLLPTWLAPPPSSPPGASPHVPPSSTPVRAFGSPNEAAAKLEPLAATPPAPEVVAVDPAVIEPDEVEPAVATLPAAICAPASPAAAIPPAASLAAAIPPAASSAAFEPDAPEPQLSPFPDQVKE; via the exons ATGAAGCTACTGCTTTGGGCCTGCATCGTGTGTGCTGCTTTTGCAAAA aagCGTCTCCACTTCATTGGTGAG AAATTTCCCTCATCTAGTGAAGAG GGTTACAAGGGCAATCGTCACCCACTTAACCCATCTCTGAATATTCCTTATCCCATACCAAACAATGATGTCACTCCTTCTTACTATGCTCCACGGAATAATTTCCCAAATCACCCTTGGACTCCTAACTCTGATACGGGGgtatccctgtatccctggattCGCACTGCTCCTGGAGCCATCAACCGCATTCCTAGTTTTCTCCTACCTACTTGGTtggcccctcctccttcttctcctccaggGGCTTCTCCCCATGTCCCTCCCTCAAGTACACCTGTAAGAGCTTTTGGCTCACCTAATGAAGCTGCAGCCAAACTTGAGCCTCTTGCAGCCACACCTCCTGCACCAGAGGTTGTTGCAGTTGACCCTGCTGTGATTGAGCCTGATGAAGTGGAACCTGCTGTAGCCACACTTCCTGCAGCCATATGTGCTCCAGCTTCACCTGCTGCAGCCATACCTCCTGCAGCCTCACTTGCTGCAGCTATACCTCCTGCAGCCTCATCTGCTGCATTTGAGCCTGATGCCCCAGAACCTcagctttctccttttcctgatcAG gtaaaggAATGA
- the PRR27 gene encoding proline-rich protein 27 isoform X2 has product MKLLLWACIVCAAFAKKRLHFIGEGYKGNRHPLNPSLNIPYPIPNNDVTPSYYAPRNNFPNHPWTPNSDTGVSLYPWIRTAPGAINRIPSFLLPTWLAPPPSSPPGASPHVPPSSTPVRAFGSPNEAAAKLEPLAATPPAPEVVAVDPAVIEPDEVEPAVATLPAAICAPASPAAAIPPAASLAAAIPPAASSAAFEPDAPEPQLSPFPDQVKE; this is encoded by the exons ATGAAGCTACTGCTTTGGGCCTGCATCGTGTGTGCTGCTTTTGCAAAA aagCGTCTCCACTTCATTGGTGAG GGTTACAAGGGCAATCGTCACCCACTTAACCCATCTCTGAATATTCCTTATCCCATACCAAACAATGATGTCACTCCTTCTTACTATGCTCCACGGAATAATTTCCCAAATCACCCTTGGACTCCTAACTCTGATACGGGGgtatccctgtatccctggattCGCACTGCTCCTGGAGCCATCAACCGCATTCCTAGTTTTCTCCTACCTACTTGGTtggcccctcctccttcttctcctccaggGGCTTCTCCCCATGTCCCTCCCTCAAGTACACCTGTAAGAGCTTTTGGCTCACCTAATGAAGCTGCAGCCAAACTTGAGCCTCTTGCAGCCACACCTCCTGCACCAGAGGTTGTTGCAGTTGACCCTGCTGTGATTGAGCCTGATGAAGTGGAACCTGCTGTAGCCACACTTCCTGCAGCCATATGTGCTCCAGCTTCACCTGCTGCAGCCATACCTCCTGCAGCCTCACTTGCTGCAGCTATACCTCCTGCAGCCTCATCTGCTGCATTTGAGCCTGATGCCCCAGAACCTcagctttctccttttcctgatcAG gtaaaggAATGA
- the CSN1S2 gene encoding alphaS2-casein isoform X1, with product MKFFIFTCLLAVALAKHNMEHRSSSEDSVNISQEKFKQEKYVVIPTSKESICSTSCEEATRNINEMESAKFPIEVYSSSSSSEESAKFPTEREEKEVEEKHHLKQLNKINQFYEKLNFLQYLQALRQPRIVLTPWDQTKTGDSPFIPIVNTEQLFTSEEIPKKTVDMESTEVVTEKTELTEEEKNYLKLLYYEKFTLPQYFKIVRQHQTTMDPRSHRKTNSYQIIPVLRYF from the exons ATGAAGTTCTTCATTTTTACCTGCCTTTTGGCTGTTGCTCTTGCAAAGCAT aATATGGAGCATCGCTCCTCCAGCGAG gACTCTGTCAACATCTCCCAGGAA aaatttaagCAGGAAAAGTATGTGGTCATTCCTACCAGTAAG gagagTATTTGTTCCACATCCTGTGag gAAGCCACAAGGAACATAAATGAAATg GAATCTGCTAAATTTCCCATAGAG gtATATTCTAGCAGCTCATCTAGTGAG GAATCTGCTAAATTTCCCACAGAG agagaagaaaaggaagtggaAGAAAAGCACCACCTAAAACAACTG aacaAAATCAACCAGTTTTATGAGAAGTTGAACTTCCTCCAATATCTCCAGGCCCTTCGTCAACCTCGGATTGTCCTGACCCCATGGGATCAGACTAAGACAGGGGACTCCCCCTTTATTCCTATTGTG AACACAGAACAGCTCTTCACCAGTGAG gaaatCCCAAAGAAGACTGTTGATATG GAATCAACTGAGGTAGTCACTGAG AAAACTGAGctgactgaagaagaaaagaattaccTAAAACTTCTG TATTATGAGAAGTTCACCTTGCCGCAATATTTCAAGATTGTTCGTCAACACCAGACAACTATGGATCCACggagtcacagaaagacaaattcttaCCAAATTATCCCTGTTCTG aggTACTTCTAA
- the CSN1S2 gene encoding alphaS2-casein precursor, which translates to MKFFIFTCLLAVALAKHNMEHRSSSEDSVNISQEKFKQEKYVVIPTSKESICSTSCEEATRNINEMESAKFPTEREEKEVEEKHHLKQLNKINQFYEKLNFLQYLQALRQPRIVLTPWDQTKTGDSPFIPIVNTEQLFTSEEIPKKTVDMESTEVVTEKTELTEEEKNYLKLLYYEKFTLPQYFKIVRQHQTTMDPRSHRKTNSYQIIPVLRYF; encoded by the exons ATGAAGTTCTTCATTTTTACCTGCCTTTTGGCTGTTGCTCTTGCAAAGCAT aATATGGAGCATCGCTCCTCCAGCGAG gACTCTGTCAACATCTCCCAGGAA aaatttaagCAGGAAAAGTATGTGGTCATTCCTACCAGTAAG gagagTATTTGTTCCACATCCTGTGag gAAGCCACAAGGAACATAAATGAAATg GAATCTGCTAAATTTCCCACAGAG agagaagaaaaggaagtggaAGAAAAGCACCACCTAAAACAACTG aacaAAATCAACCAGTTTTATGAGAAGTTGAACTTCCTCCAATATCTCCAGGCCCTTCGTCAACCTCGGATTGTCCTGACCCCATGGGATCAGACTAAGACAGGGGACTCCCCCTTTATTCCTATTGTG AACACAGAACAGCTCTTCACCAGTGAG gaaatCCCAAAGAAGACTGTTGATATG GAATCAACTGAGGTAGTCACTGAG AAAACTGAGctgactgaagaagaaaagaattaccTAAAACTTCTG TATTATGAGAAGTTCACCTTGCCGCAATATTTCAAGATTGTTCGTCAACACCAGACAACTATGGATCCACggagtcacagaaagacaaattcttaCCAAATTATCCCTGTTCTG aggTACTTCTAA